Proteins from a genomic interval of Lacticaseibacillus pabuli:
- a CDS encoding helix-turn-helix domain-containing protein, translating into MLQQNQRIDLQIYYYLTKRKYAVNKLADLLAISPRKLRQRTTAINANLAATQRLDEAIQITEVGIIRLNPALKDQGLLTFYQFKLDLLNQDYEFRILTMLIGRVKTTPAQLSQVLFVSKSYLYRLIKTINANLAPLNINISITNNTVALCGDEIMVRILAFMMNTDAFQSLDWPYTAYSQQQVMAALPSEMDTPIEHMSVTKRTFMSHLFAILTTRLAGGHHVRLRHDERLRELFDLLISNYDVTDNFDPAHFEEMPADEVYAERLYFNFLSRIYLSDFFSEGNKTKVGGLLRSSNTYFANLAQILTNTLKSTLHLQLAPNIENILVYFITIGLAYYHLLNGQTGKLNEYIFNIKGARTTTPSPQTKQIADVLRGFIRENHLTQLASADAEFIATNFITTVLAITVSPKVHVYLQSVRDYTAYTLLATMISRVFNEANVEITTDVTQADLVITDTFESGQPESDVYFFDDIQKNWSGILQAINERILKKLFAVPTESALISFATA; encoded by the coding sequence ATGCTTCAGCAAAATCAACGCATTGACTTACAGATTTATTATTACCTGACCAAGCGCAAGTACGCCGTGAACAAGCTCGCGGATTTACTCGCCATTTCGCCGCGCAAATTGCGGCAACGCACCACAGCGATTAACGCAAACCTGGCCGCGACGCAACGGCTTGATGAGGCCATTCAAATCACCGAGGTCGGCATCATTCGGCTCAATCCGGCGCTGAAGGACCAGGGGTTGCTCACGTTTTATCAATTCAAACTAGACCTGCTGAACCAGGACTACGAGTTCCGTATCCTCACCATGCTCATTGGCAGGGTGAAGACGACGCCGGCGCAACTGTCACAGGTCCTGTTTGTTTCCAAATCCTACCTATACCGCTTAATCAAAACGATCAATGCCAATCTGGCACCGCTCAACATCAACATCAGTATTACCAACAACACCGTCGCGCTTTGCGGTGATGAAATCATGGTGCGGATCCTGGCCTTCATGATGAACACGGATGCGTTCCAGTCGCTGGACTGGCCCTACACGGCTTATTCCCAGCAACAGGTCATGGCTGCGCTCCCCAGTGAAATGGACACGCCCATTGAACACATGTCGGTCACCAAACGGACCTTCATGTCCCATCTGTTCGCCATTTTGACCACGCGACTCGCTGGCGGTCATCACGTGCGTTTGCGCCACGATGAACGGTTGCGCGAATTGTTCGATCTGCTCATCAGCAATTACGACGTCACGGACAACTTCGACCCCGCTCACTTTGAAGAAATGCCCGCAGACGAGGTCTACGCCGAGCGGTTGTACTTCAACTTTCTCAGCCGCATTTACCTGTCCGACTTCTTCTCCGAGGGCAACAAGACCAAGGTCGGCGGACTGTTGCGGAGCTCCAACACCTATTTTGCCAACCTGGCGCAGATACTCACGAATACGCTCAAGTCGACCCTGCACCTGCAGCTTGCACCGAACATCGAAAACATCCTGGTCTACTTCATTACCATCGGGCTGGCCTACTACCATCTGCTCAATGGTCAAACGGGGAAGCTCAACGAATACATCTTCAATATCAAGGGCGCCCGCACCACGACGCCAAGTCCCCAGACCAAGCAGATTGCAGATGTCTTGCGCGGGTTCATTCGTGAGAACCACCTGACGCAACTGGCTTCGGCCGACGCCGAGTTCATCGCGACCAACTTCATCACCACCGTGCTCGCGATTACCGTCTCGCCCAAGGTTCACGTGTACCTGCAATCCGTCCGCGACTACACGGCCTACACCCTGCTCGCCACGATGATCAGCCGGGTGTTCAACGAAGCCAACGTTGAAATCACCACGGATGTCACGCAGGCGGACCTAGTCATCACCGACACGTTTGAATCGGGACAGCCAGAAAGTGACGTCTACTTTTTCGACGACATCCAAAAAAACTGGTCCGGAATTCTCCAGGCCATCAATGAACGGATACTCAAAAAACTGTTCGCAGTGCCGACCGAATCAGCGTTGATTAGCTTCGCGACCGCATAA
- a CDS encoding glycosyltransferase family 4 protein translates to MIFFLNTGFNAKNSGIEHAELGRARLFKQFQQPFQFLLRNWNPQLHSIMNGFGIEDDAFVNLFDFYQGTTNVASETVLARDIDFGLDQLSYQEEPANHRYLVTRGKQFVGRINLFPANAAGEQPVRSVEQFDMYGNLYKVDCYDERGFVSLSQWYSPDNKVETECWFNATGIPVIETFNRKDAVGRFGKSGWRLFKQDGSMHVFNTLDQLYLEFLNDMNAAQFDPERPNIFILDRSDMADWSLTELRQPAYTVMHLHNAHIGNPQDPMHSILNNHYEYAMYNANAYDALIAATDNQTCDVTRRFKPQAKLFTIPVGIVAAQQLLAERIPMSARRPGSILVTARVAPEKQLDQLVRAVGIARQQVAEVSLDIYGYVDHRDNDQALKAVQAAIAEYHLEDVVHLHDYVQDVAAVQDQAQIYGLTSVMEGFNLALMEAQAHGEVGLTYDVNYGPNELVEDGKNGFVVPYADVNALADRLVALLTDSAALQAKSDAAYELSQRFSPASVWHQWQALLADAQATWPGKLSQYRLPIAQGL, encoded by the coding sequence TTGATATTCTTTTTGAACACAGGATTCAACGCGAAGAACTCAGGCATCGAACACGCCGAGCTGGGACGGGCACGCTTGTTCAAACAGTTCCAGCAACCATTCCAGTTTTTACTCCGCAACTGGAACCCACAACTCCACAGCATTATGAACGGCTTTGGTATCGAAGATGACGCGTTCGTGAACTTGTTCGATTTTTATCAGGGAACGACGAATGTGGCATCCGAGACGGTACTTGCCCGTGATATCGACTTTGGCCTGGATCAATTAAGCTATCAAGAAGAGCCCGCCAACCACCGTTATCTGGTAACACGCGGCAAGCAATTCGTTGGCCGCATCAACCTGTTTCCGGCAAACGCGGCGGGAGAACAACCGGTCCGCTCGGTTGAGCAGTTCGACATGTATGGCAACTTGTACAAGGTCGACTGTTATGACGAGCGCGGGTTTGTCTCCCTGAGTCAGTGGTACTCACCGGACAATAAGGTCGAAACGGAGTGCTGGTTCAACGCAACTGGTATCCCGGTCATCGAAACGTTCAACCGCAAAGACGCGGTGGGTCGCTTTGGCAAATCCGGCTGGCGGTTGTTTAAGCAGGATGGGTCGATGCACGTGTTTAATACTTTGGACCAACTGTACCTTGAGTTTCTGAACGATATGAACGCGGCACAGTTTGACCCAGAACGACCGAATATCTTCATCCTGGACCGTTCTGACATGGCGGACTGGTCACTCACCGAGCTGCGGCAGCCGGCATACACAGTCATGCATTTGCACAATGCGCACATCGGCAATCCGCAAGACCCGATGCATTCGATTTTGAACAATCACTACGAATACGCCATGTACAATGCAAACGCCTATGATGCGCTAATCGCGGCAACGGATAACCAAACTTGCGACGTCACACGGCGGTTTAAACCACAGGCCAAGTTGTTCACCATCCCAGTTGGCATTGTCGCGGCACAACAGCTGCTGGCCGAGCGGATTCCAATGAGCGCGCGGCGTCCTGGCAGTATCCTGGTGACCGCGCGTGTGGCGCCTGAAAAGCAACTCGACCAGTTGGTACGGGCTGTCGGCATCGCCCGTCAGCAGGTCGCCGAGGTGAGTCTCGATATCTACGGCTACGTTGATCACCGGGATAACGACCAGGCCCTGAAGGCGGTTCAGGCAGCAATTGCCGAGTATCACCTCGAAGACGTTGTGCACCTGCATGATTACGTGCAGGATGTCGCAGCCGTTCAGGACCAGGCGCAGATTTACGGCCTCACTTCAGTTATGGAAGGATTCAACCTGGCGCTCATGGAGGCACAGGCACACGGCGAAGTGGGCTTGACCTACGACGTGAACTACGGGCCGAACGAACTGGTTGAGGATGGCAAGAATGGCTTTGTCGTGCCATACGCCGATGTGAACGCTTTGGCCGACCGTTTAGTCGCGCTGCTCACGGACTCGGCGGCGCTGCAGGCAAAGTCAGATGCAGCGTACGAGTTGTCCCAGCGATTCTCACCAGCATCGGTTTGGCACCAGTGGCAGGCACTGCTGGCAGATGCCCAGGCGACATGGCCCGGTAAACTTAGCCAATACCGATTGCCCATCGCGCAGGGCTTGTAG
- a CDS encoding glycosyltransferase, with protein sequence MLYSVNENIFTFNSGTEFAAINRQQLFRKFGSPSQLVTRDYNPRLHAELKANGLTDEDCVNMYDYFQGTTHVTPQRQLLRTSPIVDKSQDHIVGVDNNESQLLHHGEVYATVRIAAGTIGEIGEVRYQDRYGNPTATDVWDSRGFKSKTIYYHYDGSVGHELLFNKAGVPVLEISHMNVNGQVLPSQFKLLAYGGQNRAFASENALFTFFLTELSRQVPGVIINDRPSLTQAVAQVRGALAKYQALHSQHVANPTQIHDWRARITPSLLPFFQDYAGDYDGLITPTAAEAADIHHFFPTIQAFALPDFADLSENKPARPQTHSQNVLYMGRLVPDKHIDQMVRIFAGVLKQVPTAQLQLMGYFTDAAYEQQIHELVKKLGIEKAVAFLGYQTGVQQQGVLANAAVLIQTSLGEAGNLALKEGLAAGLPEVAYRIPYGIEDVITVGENGFLIAPGDLDRFSKGIATILLDSNLQQKMHQGSLTKAAAFSGQQVFASWQKVTSRSVTA encoded by the coding sequence TTGCTTTACTCAGTGAATGAAAACATCTTTACGTTTAATTCGGGTACGGAATTTGCCGCGATTAACCGGCAGCAATTATTCCGTAAGTTCGGATCCCCTAGTCAACTGGTGACGCGGGACTATAACCCGCGCCTGCACGCAGAGCTCAAAGCCAATGGGTTGACCGATGAAGACTGCGTCAACATGTACGATTACTTTCAAGGTACGACGCACGTGACCCCGCAGCGGCAGTTGCTACGGACATCACCCATCGTTGATAAAAGCCAGGATCACATCGTCGGTGTCGACAATAATGAGTCGCAGTTACTGCACCACGGTGAAGTTTATGCCACGGTGCGCATCGCGGCCGGGACGATAGGCGAAATCGGTGAAGTGCGCTACCAGGATCGCTACGGCAATCCGACTGCGACTGACGTTTGGGATAGTCGCGGGTTTAAATCCAAAACAATTTACTACCACTATGACGGGTCTGTGGGGCACGAACTCCTCTTTAACAAGGCGGGCGTGCCAGTGCTTGAAATTAGCCACATGAACGTGAACGGTCAGGTACTGCCAAGTCAGTTTAAATTGCTGGCTTATGGGGGACAGAACCGGGCGTTTGCGAGTGAAAATGCGTTGTTTACTTTCTTTCTCACGGAACTCAGCCGCCAAGTGCCGGGTGTCATCATCAATGATCGGCCGTCGCTGACGCAGGCCGTTGCGCAGGTGCGGGGGGCACTTGCGAAATACCAAGCCCTGCATTCACAACACGTCGCGAACCCGACACAGATTCACGACTGGCGTGCGCGCATCACGCCATCGCTGTTGCCGTTTTTCCAGGATTACGCTGGTGACTACGATGGCCTCATCACGCCAACCGCGGCGGAAGCAGCCGACATCCACCACTTCTTCCCGACGATTCAGGCGTTTGCCTTACCTGATTTCGCGGACTTAAGTGAGAACAAGCCGGCACGTCCGCAGACGCATAGCCAAAACGTGTTGTACATGGGCCGTTTGGTGCCGGACAAGCACATCGACCAGATGGTGCGTATCTTTGCAGGGGTGCTGAAGCAGGTACCGACTGCGCAACTGCAACTGATGGGCTACTTCACGGATGCGGCATATGAGCAGCAGATTCATGAGTTGGTTAAGAAATTGGGAATTGAAAAGGCAGTTGCCTTTTTGGGGTATCAAACGGGAGTGCAACAACAAGGGGTTTTAGCGAATGCAGCCGTCTTAATTCAAACCTCCCTTGGCGAGGCTGGGAACCTCGCGCTGAAGGAAGGCTTGGCAGCAGGTCTGCCAGAAGTTGCCTATCGCATTCCGTACGGGATCGAAGACGTCATTACCGTGGGGGAAAATGGCTTTTTGATCGCACCGGGCGATTTGGATCGCTTTAGTAAGGGAATAGCGACAATTCTGTTAGACAGCAACCTGCAACAGAAAATGCACCAAGGTTCTTTGACCAAGGCCGCAGCGTTTAGCGGTCAACAGGTCTTTGCAAGCTGGCAAAAAGTAACATCTCGCAGCGTGACGGCTTAG